TTTTGAAGCCCTTGAGTGTAAGATGCCCTTTGATTCCATAGAAACGCCTGCACGCCATCGCGAGATACTCTGGGTCCTTGATTCGACGCCGACCTGAAGTTCTCCAGAAGTGATCGCAGAAGTTCATCAACGATTTGTCAACAGCTACTTGAACCTGCTCCAGCATTTCTAACCCCCGCTCTTCCCCTTCCCCTTCTGCTTCAGCTCGCGGTAAAGATTCGCTATTACTCTCTTGGCTTCAAAACTTAGATCACCTCTGAATCTGTGACCAACATTTACAGTCTGGTCCTTCATCGCTTGCTGAAATAACTCTTCGACATCGAATCTGTCTTGCTCCTGCACGGTTGCGTCAAGATATCCAGCGATCTTCATCAACTCTTCCAGATCCTCTCCGTATGCCGCTGCAAGGCTCTTAAGTATCCGTGGATGTGGGTCTTTCCGTTTTCCGCTTTCGATCAAGCAAAGATAGGCATTAGAGACGCCTGACAGCTCCTCGACCTGGCGGAGCGTCATTCCACGCTCCTCTCTCCTCGCCTTCAAATAGGCTCCAATTTTGCTCACCAACCCTCCTGTTAGGTACATCTAAACTAACAGAATCTGCTAACATATGCAAGCAGTTTTTACAATTTTAGATTTAGGACTTGTTGTCAAGTTAGCAAAGTCTTTCTATTGTAAGCAAATGTTAACGAGGCTATGCAAGATATCATGAACCGTACAAAGCTCCGACTCGACACGATTGTTGATCTCCTGACACGAAAGAACCTTTCGCAGAATTGGCTGGCAAAGAGACTTAACATATCCAGCGGCTACATGTCGCAACTACTGACCGGACAGAGAACTCCATCGCCAAGTCTGCGTGCCCGAATTCTCGAGCACTTTCCCGAGACCACGTTTGACGATCTGTTCGAGATCATGAAGTGACGATCAATAACGAGGGCATTCAGGGAGGATTGGAATTGCTCGCGAGGATCATTGCCCGCAAAGTGATAGCCCAAGAGTCAACTCAATCGACTTCCCCGCCAATCAGTGGACAGGGCAAGTTGATTCGCCAAGAGACGACTCCGACGCCATCCAGCAGGAAGCTGCTGGCTCTCCACCGAAAGAGGGAACGCCCTGAAGCGGTCACTTTACAACCGGATTAGGAAGATCAAATCTGCGAGGTCCTATACCATGGCAGAGCTTGCTGAACTTTGAAGTCCACGTACGAACCGTCCAAGCCTGGCATAAGGCGGGCCTCACACCAAACAATTCCAACAATCGACCTCTCTTGTTTCGGGGTGATATCATCAAGGCATTCCACACCAAGCGTCGAGATCGGGGGCGTCACAAACTAAGACCCGGCGAATTCTACTGTCCAAGATGTCACGAACCCAGAAGACCAAGACCTGATTCCGTTACTTTTGAAGTTACAAACAAACGTGTTGGCAAGACGGCGCTACAAGTCATGATCCGTGCATCATGTCAGACCTGCGGCTGCCATCTGAACTTGATTTCGACTGACAAATACCTGGAACGACAAAGAGAACAAATGAATCCGGTGCAGCAGCAGCGAGGATTAGAGTGTGGGAAATTGGTCTTCGTATTCACTGACTTGAAAGCAGGATAATGTTATGATGATCAACTCGGAAAATGAGAGAATCAAGAAATGTACTTGATCGGTTGAAAGAGCCTGGCGGCTTTTCGGACGACTCTATCAATTCGATCTCGGGAGCGCTTCTCAAATATGACCAATATTCCAATTCTGAAGATTATGGGCTGATGTCGCCTGCGAAAGCAGTGGCGTTCAAGAAGTGGCTTTCAGAGCAACAGGTCAGAGGCAGACCAATTTCCCTGACGAGCAACTATCACACCTTGAGGCACGTCCGAGGCTTCGTCAAATGGCTTACCGGCGAACCGGGATTCAAGATACAAAACTTGAGAGATTCGATTGACTATCTGAACCTCGATCAAAATCAGATCCGGGAAGCGACCGCTCCTAAATATGCCGAATCCCCGTCACTCGAACATACGAAGCAGCTTGTGGCATCCATCGATCAATCAGGCGAAATCGGAAAGCGCGATGCTGCGCTCATCGCGTACCTCTTGCTGACCGGAATGCGAGACTTAGCAGTGGCGTCATTCCCTATCGTTTGTTTTGACCGGACCACGCTATTGATCAAGCAGGACCCTGCAAAGGGCGTCAAAACCAAACGAAGAAAGACCATTTACTCGCAACTTCTCCAATTCGATGAATCTCTCGTAAGAGTTGTTCTCAATTGGTACGATTACCTTGTGAATGAAAAGCAATTCAAACCAACAGATCCCCTTTTTCCCCAAACCGACATTCGGCAATCTGTAGGCGGGTACTCCTTTGAATCACGTGGGGTGAAGCCGGAATTTTGGCAAACAGCTTCGCCCATTCGGAAGATTATACTTGATCGCTCACGAGAAGCGAATTTGCCGTATTTCAAACCGCATTTGTTCCGCCGTGCTGCAATCCGCCTTGCCACCCCCTTTGCGAAAAACGCCGAGCAGATAAGAGCCTTGAGCCAGAACTTCGGCCACGATAACATTGGCACAACGCTTATGACTTACGGTATGCTTGATACCCACCAAGTCATCGAAATCGTAGGAAAGATGGATTTTGGTGCGGTTCCAAAGGGAAAAGTCGATAAGGCGCAGATTGCCTCGATGATAGCCTACCTTCAAAGTCTGAATGATGAATGATGCACCTGCAACTAATCAGAAAGAGATTGCAAACTCTCCCTGAATCGCATTACTTTTTGAGTCAAATTGACAGATCGACTGTCGGAGGTAAAGCTGGATCAACTTGAGCAAAAATCCACTTGCGCCAGTAACAGAAGGGAACGAGTCTGGAAGGCTTAGACAAAAGGACTGAGGGCATTCTCTCTACCTACCTAAGAGAAATCCCGAGACTCTCCAATGAGTCTGCAAAGACTCATCGTTTCATGGGACTCATCAGTGACCTCTTTACAGGAACATCTGCGTCAATCGACGTGGCGCGAGGTATTGAGAAGATCGTAAGGATCAACCTTCAGGATCGCGTGAAAAAGGGTAGGATTGATGCTTATTACGGCAATGTCATTATCGAGTTCGAGAATTCGCTAAAGTCGACTGAAGCCATCGCCAAAGAGCAGCTACGAGAATACGCATCAGGCGTCTGGTCAAAAGAGGGACAGCCCTTTCGAGCGTTACTTTGTGTCGCTACCGATGGTATCGAGTGGAAGGCCTTCCTACCTCGGCATAAGCAGGATCAAAAGCGAGCTCCCAGACCAGACGAAATAGTACTTGAGCCATTTTACGAGGTGACTCTTACTCCAGACAAACTCCGAGAATTTTGGATATGGTTGACCAGCCTCTTGTTCAGAACCGAAGCCACAAACCCGACTGCGGAACGATTCAGCATTGATTTCGGAGCGATGAGCCCCGCGTACATAGACGCGTTGGAATCGTTGCGCCGGGCTTGGACAGAAATTGGCAAATCGCCGGAGCCAAAATTGGCTTTTGAGACTTGGCGCAATTATCTGGCAGTCACCTATGGTAGCGTCGGGAATGAGTCGGAGGAACTTACGACTCTCTTCTTGAAGCATACTTATCTGGCCAGTGTTGCTCGTTTTCTCGTTTGGGCTGCATTGTCGTCTGGCAAGTCGAGCGGCAAATTTGGTGACATCGCCAACGAGATTCTCTCTGGAGAGTACTTTCGCACAAAGGGAATTGAGAACCTGGTCGAAGATGACTTCTTCCAATGGGTGAGACATCACAAATCCCAGGATATTATGGGACCCATTTGGGAGAGAATAATTGCACAAATGCGTACTTATGACTTGAGTAGAATTGGACAGGACGTTCTCAAGGGTATTTACCAGGAGCTGGTTGATCCCAAAGATCGACATGATCTGGGAGAATATTACACGCCCGATTGGCTTTGCGACCGAATCATAGCAGAGCTTCTTCCAAGCAAAGGGTTCGCGAGTGTCTTAGATCCATCGTGCGGCTCCGGTAGTTTTCTTCATGCAGCCATTACACATCAACTCGAATCAAATCCGGCGAGTAGTAATCCGGAGAGCTTGAAGGCGATACTCAACAACGTGGTAGGGATCGACATCCACCCGCTTGCTGTCACTATTGCCAAGACAACTTACTTACTTGCAATTCTGCCGCTCTTGAAGTCTGCAAAGCGACCGGTACAAGTACCTGTGTATTTGGCAGACTCGCTATTCTTACCAGGGGATGTCAAACAGTACGAGTTGGGCCGCAAGCCTGGGTTTGAAGTCAAGTTTGGCGGGCAATCAGTGATTATCCCAAGTGAACTCATTACCAATGCAGAGTTGTTTGACCCCGCAATCAATGCGTGTGCGAAGGTTGCCTTGGACCATGCAAAAAGCGAAAAGGAGAGTCGCAAAAGTCTTGCGCGATACTTGGAAAAGGCAGTTCCCGGATTAGTGGAGCTAAATGACTCCGAGGAAGCAATCACCGCCCTTTGGGATTTTACGGAGACACTTAGTCGACTAATCACAAAAAAGCAAAACTCGATTTGGGCATTTATAGTACGCAATGGCTATCGACCAGCAATGCTGCGGGAGAAATTCAAGTATATTGTTGGAAATCCGCCGTGGCTGTCCTACCGCTACATTGCCGACCCAAATTATCAAGCCGAAATCAAATTTCGGGCAGTCGATCAGTATGCTATCGCACCCACGTCTCAAAAACTGTTCACGCAAATGGAATTGGCCACGGTCTTTCTCGCTCACTCCCTAACAACCTTTGGCGAGCTTGGTGCGCGTCTCGGGTTCGTTATGCCCCGTAGTGTTCTTTCTGCAGATCAGCACGAGACGCTGCGAGGACGCAAATATCGTGCTCCCTTCTTGATTGATGGGTATTGGGATCTCAAAGAGGTAGCACCTGTGTTCAGCGTTCCGACCTGTGTTCTCTTTGCAACGAAGACAAAGGAACAGCCTGCTGGGACTATGAGCTACACTATTCCAGCGACAGAATGGTCAGGTCATTTGCAACATCGCGATGTTGGTTGGGCACAGGCGAAAACTGACTTGAAAAAGCGCGAAACTAATGCGTCCCTGATTTACATCGGGAAACGCAATGCCCTATCTACGTCATCTGGTTCAACCGAGCCGAGCTTGCCCAGCGAGTATCTTAGTCGCTTTAATCAGGGTGCCACCATTGTCCCGCGTAGTTTCTATTTTGTTCGAATTCAAGGTTTGACGAGTCGAATTGACCCAGACAAGCTCTATTCGGCGGAAACTGACCCGGAACAGGCGAAGCTGGCAAAGAAGCCGTACGATGATGTAGTTCTCAAAGGTCAAGTCGAGGGGCGATTCATTTTTTTGACCTCGATTTCTAAACATGTCCTACCGTTCGTGATGCTGAATCCGGCGCCTGTCGTACTCCCGTTGTCGGTCACTCATGGCAAACCACTGTTGGTAAGCGTCGAGACAATGCGCAAACAGGGGTTTCGCGAATTCGCAAAGTGGATGGGGAAAGCCGAAGAAATCTGGGCAACAAAGCGTGGTGACAAAGCCGGGAATCAGAGCATCTATGAGAGACTCGATTACAATCGGGGGTTGACTTCTCAAATCCCAAACGCCCTCTACATCGTGTTATATAATGCTGCCGGAACTGATGTCTGCGCTACTCGGGTTGACACTTCTACAATGACGACCCAGTTTGTTAACGACCATACGCTCTATCGGGCTGACTTTCAATCCGAAGAGGAGGCGGACTTCCTGACCGGAATACTGAACTCCAATCCAGTAAACGAATTGATAAAGCCATTCCAATCGATGGGTCTTCAAGGGGAACGTCACGTACACAAGAAGGTTCTCGAACTTCCCATCCCACTTTACAAATCGATTGATAAGCTTCATGTACGACTCGCTGAACTTTCAAAAGAAGCTCACCGGTCTGCTGCTGCCTTTGTCGTCACGGCAACGCTTCAAAAGTCCCTCGCTCGTCAAAGGGCCGCTATGCGCAACCATTTGAAGGGCACTATGGATGAGATCGACGTCATAGTCGAGAAGATTCTCGGTCGATGACTCGCCACCGCATGTTCGAGCATTGCCCAACGTTGATTGGTGATGGCGAAAGCACCGAATTTACCACGACTTCATCTTCACTGCGAACGACAAATCGAAATCCAGCGACTATGATCGCGTGTACGTGGTCGAAACAAAGGGGCTTCACCTTGCCGGTAATCTCAAGACCGACTACATTAGAAAGATCTTCGATATCTGCACCAAACAGGCCAAGTCCAAGACTTGGACCGAGCTTGGTCTTGAAATGAAGGACAAGGACTTGCGCTTCGAAGTCCTTTCAGAAGATGAGTGGGAAGCGAAGTTGAATGAGATACTGTAGTCTTGAGGCGAGATAGCGACTCTCAGTCATTGCAGAGTTATACTGACAAGGGCAATTGCGGCAGGGATTTACGGGTCGATTGGGATTACAGAAACTCCGACTTAACGGCGAAACACTACTATAATGATCCAGGTAATCAATTAAACTATAGGCAATGGCGACAAGATATTGCGACTGTTTAGCTGGCTTGACCCTGGGAACATCTCCAAGCTTTGATTGTTAAACCGA
This window of the bacterium genome carries:
- a CDS encoding helix-turn-helix domain-containing protein, translating into MSKIGAYLKARREERGMTLRQVEELSGVSNAYLCLIESGKRKDPHPRILKSLAAAYGEDLEELMKIAGYLDATVQEQDRFDVEELFQQAMKDQTVNVGHRFRGDLSFEAKRVIANLYRELKQKGKGKSGG
- a CDS encoding helix-turn-helix transcriptional regulator, producing the protein MNRTKLRLDTIVDLLTRKNLSQNWLAKRLNISSGYMSQLLTGQRTPSPSLRARILEHFPETTFDDLFEIMK
- a CDS encoding site-specific integrase — translated: MRESRNVLDRLKEPGGFSDDSINSISGALLKYDQYSNSEDYGLMSPAKAVAFKKWLSEQQVRGRPISLTSNYHTLRHVRGFVKWLTGEPGFKIQNLRDSIDYLNLDQNQIREATAPKYAESPSLEHTKQLVASIDQSGEIGKRDAALIAYLLLTGMRDLAVASFPIVCFDRTTLLIKQDPAKGVKTKRRKTIYSQLLQFDESLVRVVLNWYDYLVNEKQFKPTDPLFPQTDIRQSVGGYSFESRGVKPEFWQTASPIRKIILDRSREANLPYFKPHLFRRAAIRLATPFAKNAEQIRALSQNFGHDNIGTTLMTYGMLDTHQVIEIVGKMDFGAVPKGKVDKAQIASMIAYLQSLNDE
- a CDS encoding N-6 DNA methylase, whose amino-acid sequence is MKKGRIDAYYGNVIIEFENSLKSTEAIAKEQLREYASGVWSKEGQPFRALLCVATDGIEWKAFLPRHKQDQKRAPRPDEIVLEPFYEVTLTPDKLREFWIWLTSLLFRTEATNPTAERFSIDFGAMSPAYIDALESLRRAWTEIGKSPEPKLAFETWRNYLAVTYGSVGNESEELTTLFLKHTYLASVARFLVWAALSSGKSSGKFGDIANEILSGEYFRTKGIENLVEDDFFQWVRHHKSQDIMGPIWERIIAQMRTYDLSRIGQDVLKGIYQELVDPKDRHDLGEYYTPDWLCDRIIAELLPSKGFASVLDPSCGSGSFLHAAITHQLESNPASSNPESLKAILNNVVGIDIHPLAVTIAKTTYLLAILPLLKSAKRPVQVPVYLADSLFLPGDVKQYELGRKPGFEVKFGGQSVIIPSELITNAELFDPAINACAKVALDHAKSEKESRKSLARYLEKAVPGLVELNDSEEAITALWDFTETLSRLITKKQNSIWAFIVRNGYRPAMLREKFKYIVGNPPWLSYRYIADPNYQAEIKFRAVDQYAIAPTSQKLFTQMELATVFLAHSLTTFGELGARLGFVMPRSVLSADQHETLRGRKYRAPFLIDGYWDLKEVAPVFSVPTCVLFATKTKEQPAGTMSYTIPATEWSGHLQHRDVGWAQAKTDLKKRETNASLIYIGKRNALSTSSGSTEPSLPSEYLSRFNQGATIVPRSFYFVRIQGLTSRIDPDKLYSAETDPEQAKLAKKPYDDVVLKGQVEGRFIFLTSISKHVLPFVMLNPAPVVLPLSVTHGKPLLVSVETMRKQGFREFAKWMGKAEEIWATKRGDKAGNQSIYERLDYNRGLTSQIPNALYIVLYNAAGTDVCATRVDTSTMTTQFVNDHTLYRADFQSEEEADFLTGILNSNPVNELIKPFQSMGLQGERHVHKKVLELPIPLYKSIDKLHVRLAELSKEAHRSAAAFVVTATLQKSLARQRAAMRNHLKGTMDEIDVIVEKILGR